In Vicinamibacterales bacterium, the sequence GCGCCGAAGTGGACGACGCTGACGGCCGTCGAGCAGTCCAGGAATCGTTCGTGGTCGGCTATCGACACGTGCTCTGGGAAGCGGCCGCCCTGTGTGCGGCGGGCGCGCTGGCCGCCGCCCTGTTCGTCGAGCGACGTCCCACGAACGCGTGAACGGGTGCCGCTGGCGAACAGCCGCTTGTCGAACACCACGATTCCAGTGACCCCGCGATTCCGTAGCTGGCGCGATCCTTCGGGTGGTCCTTGCGGAAGTCAGCGTGTTGGCGGTGGCAGTGGTCTTCTTGCTCATTTGGCACTCCTTGATTCACGCAATTAGTGCCGGAATTAATGCCAAAGATATTCAGTGACAGAATCGCTCCGCAAGGAGCATTCGGACGGCTCCACAAGTGTGGTCTTTTTTCGGAAGCTACCTTTTGGCTACCCCCAAGCCTCTAGCGGCTATCTGTGGCACCGCTGGCGCGTGTGATGTGCAAAATTGCTAGGAAAAGTGCCGGAGGACGGAATCGAACCGTCACGGGCCGTTAAGCCCACGGGATTTTGAGTCCGGATTGATGAAAAGACCTGCATACGCCTGAACACGCGATGTGCACAGAATATTCAGCATTCTCGTTCAACGCCGTTCGGCCGGTATCGCCCAGTCTCGTCGCCGCGTTAGCACAGTGTCAGCCCGAAACTTCCATCGAACCGCGTCCCCCAAAAGGCGGCGCAGCGCATCCCGATCGTAGGAAGGAAGGACACATCCAAGAAGATCGAGGATTTGCGAGAGGTGGGCGCGTTGACGTCGATCGCCACCTCTGAACAACGTCGATGTCACGGCCAGGGTGGGCGAAGAATCGAAGGTTCGAGGCCGGGTACGGCGCCGTGATTCACTGGCGACAGCGCGGCGAGGATCTCGTCCACGATCGCGGCTGGAGGACTCATCGTCTCTACTTTCCGTATCGGAAAGGCCATGTAGATCTCGAACCGTGTCCGTACCACGGCCTCTTCTCGCTCTGGAGATCGTCCGAATGGACGCGCGACTTGTCGGCGGACGGTCTCCGCCACACAGCATTCCAGGTTCAGAGAGGGCAGGAGGACGAGTGTCTGGGCGCACTCCTCGATCTCGCGGCGAATGCGTCCGTACTCTGGGTGAGCGTCGTTGGCGTACGTCATGAAGCCGGAAGACAACGCAACAACCCCAGGACAGACGGCTTCGCGGAACAATGAGCAGTACGCTTCGATATTCTCTCGCGCGTATGCGTCGTATCCGTGCTGGTCGATGTACTCGCCGATATCTCCGACGAGGTCAGCAAAGTGCCGATCTAGATCGACGAAGAGTACTTCCAGGCGCGCTGCGAGAAGAGCACCGATCGTGCTCTTCCCGGCTCCGCCGGGGCCGATCAGTCGAATCATCGCATTGCCATCGGCTCAGGCATCCGGAACGGGGAGTTGGGACTCGATGTTCAAAACGTACTTGGCAAGGGCTCCAATACGCTCAAGCGTTTCGGGACGCATCCGAGCCGCTTGGTTCGTCCCTTGTTTGTCGTCACGAC encodes:
- a CDS encoding shikimate kinase; this translates as MIRLIGPGGAGKSTIGALLAARLEVLFVDLDRHFADLVGDIGEYIDQHGYDAYARENIEAYCSLFREAVCPGVVALSSGFMTYANDAHPEYGRIRREIEECAQTLVLLPSLNLECCVAETVRRQVARPFGRSPEREEAVVRTRFEIYMAFPIRKVETMSPPAAIVDEILAALSPVNHGAVPGLEPSILRPPWP